One genomic window of Arvicola amphibius chromosome 4, mArvAmp1.2, whole genome shotgun sequence includes the following:
- the Znf205 gene encoding zinc finger protein 205 yields MPADSKSILATESEERTHAVPGHGQCCGDMLSGEEETVPLGTSQESTHVKVEPEEPHPEGASLEDGALETQGWMPRSPGSKKKALFLPSGVLPSPWIPVLSRAGRTREQQVAAALLTAWSQMPVTFEDVALYLSREEWGRLDHTQQHFYRGALQEKSGLTLGFPFSRPFWVPHVQGKGEVASSSRPTGAEERRGLGSGAVEMGKVVPTLAMAILGDKKPLRTRARWAPGEEPRCGQQVASGLDAKMARDAGEAGQPKPSPPNTHPLKTPEDGRPEKPSEEEKGVLESGEEGLVPDSETGKKMYTCAQCGKGFSWHSHLVTHRRTHTGEKPYTCMDCGKRFGRSSHLIQHQIIHTGEKPYTCPSCWKSFSHHSTLIQHQRIHTGEKPYVCDRCAKRFTRRSDLVTHQGTHTGAKPHKCPICGKCFTQSSALVTHQRTHTGIKPYPCPECGKCFSQRSNLIAHNRTHTGEKPYHCLDCGKSFSHSSHLTAHQRTHRGVRPYSCPLCGKSFSRRSNLHRHEKIHTTRPKALAMLMLGAAAAAGALTAPPSAPT; encoded by the exons ATGCCTGCAGACAGTAAAAGCATCCTGGCTACGGAGAGCGAGGAGAGAACCCATGCG GTTCCAGGTCACGGGCAGTGCTGTGGAGACATGCTctctggggaggaggagacagtaCCCTTGGGAACCTCTCAGGAGTCAACACACGTTAAGGTGGAACCAGAAGAACCACACCCTGAGGGGGCATCACTGGAGGATGGGGCTCTAGAAACTCAGGGCTGGATGCCCCGGAGTCCTGGCTCTAAGAAGAAAGCCCTGTTCCTGCCCAGTGGAG TTCTTCCCTCACCCTGGATTCCTGTACTTTCCCGAGCGGGAAGGACCAGAGAACAGCAGGTGGCTGCAGCTCTCCTCACTGCCTGGTCCCAG ATGCCGGTGACCTTCGAGGATGTGGCTCTGTACCTCTCccgggaggagtgggggaggctgGACCACACACAGCAACATTTCTACAGGGGTGCACTACAGGAGAAAAGCGGCCTGACTTTGG GGTTTCCGTTTAGCAGACCTTTCTGGGTCCCCCATGTTCAGGGGAAGGGCGAGGTGGCAAGTTCCAGCAGACCAACAGGAGCTGAGGAGAGGCGAGGCCTTGGCTCAG GAGCTGTGGAAATGGGGAAGGTGGTACCAACACTAGCCATGGCAATCCTAGGGGATAAGAAACCCTTAAGGACCAGGGCCAGGTGGGCTCCAGGGGAAGAGCCACGATGTGGTCAGCAAGTGGCTAGCGGTCTGGATGCAAAGATGGCCAGAGACGCTGGAGAAGCTGGACAACCAAAGCCATCCCCACCCAACACACATCCTCTCAAGACCCCAGAGGACGGCAGGCCAGAGAAGCCCAGTGAGGAGGAGAAGGGTGTCCTGGAAAGTGGCGAGGAGGGTCTGGTCCCTGACAGTGAAACAGGCAAGAAGATGTACACATGCGCCCAGTGCGGCAAGGGCTTCAGCTGGCACTCGCACCTGGTGACACACCGGCGCACGCACACCGGTGAGAAGCCTTATACCTGCATGGACTGCGGCAAGCGCTTCGGTCGCAGCTCACACCTCATCCAGCATCAGATCATCCACACGGGCGAGAAGCCCTACACCTGCCCCTCGTGCTGGAAGAGCTTCAGCCACCACTCCACACTGATCCAACACCAGCGTATCCACACGGGTGAGAAACCCTACGTGTGCGACCGCTGCGCCAAGCGCTTCACCCGCCGCTCGGACCTAGTCACACACCAGGGCACGCACACCGGCGCCAAGCCGCACAAGTGCCCTATCTGCGGCAAGTGCTTTACTCAGAGCTCTGCTCTGGTCACACACCAGCGCACCCACACCGGCATCAAGCCCTACCCGTGCCCGGAGTGCGGCAAGTGCTTCAGCCAGCGCTCCAACCTCATCGCGCACAATCGCACGCACACGGGCGAGAAGCCATACCACTGCCTCGACTGTGGCAAGAGCTTCAGCCATAGCTCGCACCTCACTGCCCATCAGCGCACCCACCGCGGTGTGCGGCCCTATTCCTGCCCACTCTGCGGCAAGAGCTTCAGCCGCCGCTCCAACCTGCACCGGCATGAGAAGATCCACACCACCAGACCCAAGGCTCTGGCCATGCTCATGCTGGGGGCAGCGGCGGCGGCAGGGGCGCTTACTGCACCCCCATCTGCTCCCACttag
- the LOC119812881 gene encoding uncharacterized protein LOC119812881, translated as MSGPLELPRRLGLAVSQKHESDDPTHLGIFRRASSPESIASSKSQNAQGLQLVCPADLIPTSYLVLNVPGFQLNPLGQLRSVLNHLLPPHPEILALPCLPQLQSPYRLPSTIYCTAIAVSGCTSIREWVTCELFHCHPSKLPGVTHKSPNPEQSPISHPPSRCWLCWIHTSFISPVSIFESQFHLRTFCRGHTKQRLFKRTLSHGAGSSEGNAFAVLASALLRSTLVYQAFSCGHEISRPSSDFLPFHDTSLPTKPSAPFEARNTNTLFYLFFVKYFSRCSSFLNALESCPQCTRHTARGTEITAILQVSQYAKVPWIPQVFASRPSPSLKGSSREALRTGGSPLSPSL; from the exons atgtcaggtcctctggagctgcCCAGAAGGCTCGGgctggctgtttctcagaaacatGAGTCTGATGACCCAACCCATTTGGGGATCTTCAGGAGAGCATCAAGCCCAGAAAGTATTGCATCTTCTAAATCTCAGAATGCccagggg CTCCAACTAGTCTGTCCAGCAGACCTCATACCTACCTCCTATCTCGTCCTAAATGTCCCTGGGTTCCAGCTCAATCCTCTAGGCCAATTGAGGAGCGTTTTGAATCACCTGCTCCCTCCTCATCCAGAGATCTTAGCACTGCCTTGCCTGCCACAGCTCCAGAGCCCTTACCGGCTCCCAAGCACGATTTATTGCACTGCCATTGCAGTGTCCGGGTGCACCAGCATCAGAGAGTGGGTTACATGTGAACTCTTCCACTGCCATCCTTCAAAGCTTCCGGGGGTCACTCACAAAAGTCCAAACCCGGAGCAAAGCCCTATCTCTCACCCTCCTTCCAGATGCTGGCTCTGCTGGATCCACACGTCATTCATCTCCCCTGTCTCCATTTTTGAGAGCCAATTCCACCTCAGGACTTTTTGCAGAGGTCACACAAAACAAAGGCTGTTCAAAAG GACCCTGAGCCATGGTGCGGGAAGCTCAGAAGGAAATGCGTTCGCTGTCCTCGCCAGCGCTCTGCTCAGGAGCACACTAGTATACCAGGCATTCAGCTGTGGCCATGAGATATCAAGACCCTCATCAGACTTCCTACCCTTTCATGACACCTCACTACCCACCAAACCATCAGCTCCCTTCGAGGCCCGCAATACCaacactttgttttatttgttctttgttaaatatttttcaaggtGCTCCTCTTTTCTGAACGCACTCGAGTCTTGTCCCCAATGCACCAGGCATACGGCCCGGGGAACTGAAATCACAGCCATCCTGCAAGTGAGTCAGTACGCTAAGGTCCCGTGGATTCCACAAGTCTTTGCAAGCCGTCCCTCGCCTTCATTAAAGGGTTCTAGTAGAGAAGCTCTTAGAACAGGTGGGAGCCCCCTCAGCCCCTCACTCTGA
- the Znf213 gene encoding zinc finger protein 213, protein MASFQELRDHAPGEEEGLLIVKVEDCSWEQEPAQQVDSKDSEACRQRFRQFCYRDVAGPHEAFSQLWELCCRWLQPELHSKEQILEMLVLEQFLAVLPGEIQAQVQRRHFGSGEEAVALVEDIQNQSLKARPQDEPSEVEPKAAVQALQTPGPPQKARVQKQLPAPQEQHSLAELPVLKEGQTGETMDVSFASAVQLPGRPQLGHSSPFQKPVASGDIPFYFSREEWGSLDPAQRDLFWDIKRENSRNAALGLGSKSQNKRSPPEEAVTALSGQTNCEETMSWNPEEADTEVWETKNPPPRTALGPLVVARRGRPPTSRRQFGDLVTEKPHSCGQCGKRFRWGSDLARHQRTHTGEKPHKCPECDKSFRSSSDLVRHQGVHTGEKPFSCSECGKSFSRSAYLADHQRIHTGEKPFGCSECGKSFSLRSYLLDHRRVHTGERPFGCGECDKSFKQRAHLIAHQSLHSKMDQLMG, encoded by the exons ATGGCATCCTTCCAGGAGCTCCGAGACCATGctcctggggaggaggaaggacttCTGATTGTGAAGGTGGAAGATTGCTCTTGGGAGCAGGAGCCTGCCCAGCAGGTAGACAGCAAGGATTCAGAAGCCTGCCGCCAGCGCTTCCGTCAGTTCTGCTACCGGGATGTGGCTGGGCCACATGAAGCCTTCAGCCAGCTCTGGGAGCTCTGCTGCCGCTGGCTGCAGCCGGAGCTGCACAGCAAGGAGCAGATCCTGGAAAtgctggtgctggagcagttcCTGGCTGTGCTACCAGGGGAGATCCAAGCCCAGGTGCAGAGACGGCACTTTGGGAGTGGCGAGGAAGCTGTCGCTTTGGTGGAGGACATACAGAATCAGTCATTGAAAGCCAGGCCCCAG GATGAGCCCTCTGAAGTGGAGCCTAAGGCAGCAGTCCAGGCACTCCAAACTCCAGGGCCTCCCCAGAAGGCAAGGGTACAGAAGCAGCTCCCTGCACCCCAAGAGCAGCACAGCCTTG CCGAGCTTCCTGTTCTTAAAGAAGGACAAACAGGAGAGACGATGGATGTCTCCTTTGCCTCTGCAGTGCAG CTGCCTGGGAGACCTCAGCTGGGTCATAGCTCCCCATTCCAAAAACCTGTGGCATCAGGAGACATCCCTTTCTATTTTTCCCGAGAAGAATGGGGCTCCCTGGACCCTGCTCAGAGGGATCTTTTCTGGGACATAAAGAGAGAGAACTCCCGGAATGCTGCTCTTG GTTTGGGATCCAAAAGCCAGAACAAGAGATCTCCTCCAGAGGAGGCTGTGACAGCATTGTCGGGACAGACTAACTGTGAAGAGACTATGTCCTGGAATCCCGAGGAGGCTGACACCGAGGTCTGGGAGACCAAGAACCCACCACCGAGGACAGCCTTGGGCCCGCTGGTGGTGGCACGTCGTGGGCGGCCGCCCACGAGCAGGCGCCAGTTTGGGGATTTAGTGACTGAGAAGCCGCACAGCTGCGGGCAGTGCGGGAAGCGCTTCCGCTGGGGCTCAGACCTAGCCCGGCATCAGCGAACGCACACTGGTGAGAAACCACATAAATGCCCTGAATGCGACAAGAGCTTCCGCAGCTCTTCTGACCTGGTGCGTCACCAGGGCGTGCACACAGGCGAGAAGCCCTTCTCCTGTTCTGAGTGTGGCAAGAGCTTCAGCCGCAGCGCCTACCTGGCAGACCATCAGCGCATCCACACAGGGGAGAAACCCTTCGGTTGCAGCGAGTGTGGGAAGAGCTTCTCATTGCGCTCCTACCTGCTGGACCACCGGCGTGTGCACACGGGCGAGCGGCCTTTTGGCTGTGGCGAGTGTGACAAGAGCTTCAAGCAGCGTGCACACCTCATCGCGCACCAGAGCCTACATTCCAAGATGGACCAACTCATGGGGTGA